In the genome of Lysobacter sp. 5GHs7-4, the window CCCCCTTTGAAAAAGGGGGGCGAGCGCCCGACCGCGCCCGAAGTCCGACCGGCCTCCCGCACGGGGGGATTTGCTTTCCGCCCACTCGCTTCGGATACTATCCCCCAGTATCGATCGCACCCGTCGCCATGCCCCATTCCCCCGCCGAAAAAAAGCGCGTCCTCACCCGCGTGCGCCGCATCAAGGGCCAGACCGAGGCCCTGGAGCGCGCGCTGGAGCAGGGCAGCGAATGCGCGGCCGTGCTGCAGCAGATCGCCGCCATTCGCGGCGCCATCAACGGCCTGATGTCGGAAGTGCTGGAGAGCCATATCCGCGAAGAACTAGGCCAGGCCGTGTCCTCGCAGAAAACGCGCAGCGCCAGCATCGACGAGGTCGCCGCGCTGGTGCGCTCCTATCTGAAATGAAGCCGTCCCCTCCTCATTCGCTGCGTCGCATGCGCGCGCAGTCCGCCTTTCCTTTCGCTATGCGCCACGCCAACGCAGGAGTGCCATCCCCATGAGCCGCGTCATCAAAAGCCGCGCCGCCGTCGCCTTCGCCGCCGGCCAGCCCTTGCAGATCGTCGAGATCGACGTCGAACCGCCGCGCAAGGGCGAAGTGCTGGTGCGCATCGTCGCCACCGGCGTCTGCCACACCGACGCGTTCACGCTCAGCGGCGACGACCCGGAAGGCCTGTTCCCGGCCGTGCTCGGCCACGAGGGCGGCGGCGTGGTGGTGGAAGTCGGCGAAGGCGTCACCAGCGTCAAGCCCGGTGATCACGTGATTCCGCTGTACACGGCCGAATGCCGGCAGTGCAAGTTCTGCCTGTCGGGCAAGACCAACCTGTGTCAGGCCGTGCGCGCCACCCAGGGCAAAGGCCTGATGCCCGACGGCAGCTCGCGCTTCAGCTACCAAGGGCAGCCCATCCATCACTACATGGGTTGCAGCACCTTCAGCGAGTACACGGTGGTGCCGGAAATCTCGCTGGCGGTGGTGAATCCCGAGGCCGCGCTGGAGAAGGTCTGCCTGCTCGGTTGCGGCGTGACCACCGGCATCGGCGCGGTGCACAACACCGCCAAGGTCCAGCCCGGCGATACCGTCGCGGTGTTCGGCCTGGGCGGCATCGGTCTGGCGGTGATCCAGGGTGCGGTGCAGGCCAAGGCCGGCCGCATCATCGGCATCGACACCAATCCGGGCAAGTTCGAACTCGCGCGCCAGATGGGCGCGACCGATTGCGTGAACCCCAAGGACCACGAGCGGCCGATCCAGGACGTGCTGGTGGAAATGACCGACGGCGGCGTCGATTACAGCTTCGAATGCATCGGCAACGTCCACGTCATGCGCTCGGCGCTGGAGTGCTGCCACAAGGGTTGGGGCGAGTCGGTGATCATCGGCGTCGCCGGCGCCGGCCAGGAAATCAGCACGCGTCCGTTCCAGTTGGTCACCGGTCGCGTCTGGCGCGGTTCGGCCTTCGGCGGCGTCAAGGGCCGCACCCAGCTGCCGGGCATGGTCGAGCAGGCGATGAAGGGCGAGATCGATCTGGACCCCTTCATCACCCACACTCTGCCGCTGGAGCGCATCAACGAGGCCTTCGATCTGATGCACGAGGGCAAGTCGATCCGCACCGTGATTCATTACTGACATGCAGCGCACCGAATCCCACGCCTGCCACGGCGGCTATCAGGAAGTCTGGCAGCACGAGTCCGCTGTCCTGGACTGCACGATGCGCTTCGCCGTTTATCTGCCGCCGCAGGCGCAGGACCGCGCCTGCCCAGTGCTGTACTGGTTGTCCGGCTTGACCTGCAGCGAGCAGAACTTCATCACCAAGGCCGGCGCCCAGCGTTACGCCGCCGAGCACGGCCTGATTCTGGTCGCGCCCGACACCAGCCCGCGCGGTGCCGATGTGGCCGACGCCGAGGGTTACGATCTCGGCCAAGGCGCAGGCTTCTATCTCAATGCCACGCGCGAGCCTTGGGCCGCGCACTACCGCATGTACGACTACGTGGTCGACGAGTTGCCGGCGCTGGTCGAGGCGCAGTTCCCGGCCAGCGACGCGCGCGCCGTCAGCGGTCATTCGATGGGCGGGCACGGCGCGCTCGCGATCGCGCTGAAGAACCCCGGCCGCTACCGCAGCGTGTCGGCGTTCTCGCCGATCGTCGCGCCGTCGCAGGTGCCCTGGGGCCAGAAGGCGTTCGCGGCCTACCTGGGCGAGGACCGTGACGGCTGGCGCGAGTGGGATACGACCGAACTGGTGGCGCAAGCGCGCGAACGCTTGCCGCTGCTGATCGACCAGGGCGAGGCCGACGAGTTTCTGACGACGCAGTTGAAGCCGGAGTTGCTGAGCGCGGCTTGCGCGGCGGCGGGCCATCCGTTGGAGCTGCGGCTGCGGCCCGGGTACGACCACAGCTACTACTTCATCGCCAGTTTCATCGGCGAGCATGTCGCGCATCATGCGGCGGCGTTGCGCGGGTAGCGAAGCGGGTAGCGCGGGCGGGATTTGAACCTGTGGCCTCCACTGCCCAGGTGAGAAGCAAAAGCAAATCCCCCTCAGTCCCCCTCTACAAAGGGGGAAGACAAGCCGTTTGTTCTCGATGGACCGATCAGGCTAGGGATCGGATCGTCCGAATACCCGCTCCTGCCGTTCCCCCCTTTGAAAAAGGGGGGTAGGGGGGATTTGCTTTACCCCAGCAGCGATCGACGCCTCAAGCCGCTGTCACATCCCGCAGCTCCCACCCCGTACCCGCCAGCAAGCGCATGCGGTGCTTCAGCACCGTGCCGGGAATGCTGGACGTCAGCACCAGATCGACATGCAGATCGTCCTGCTGCCCGTCGACCGTGGCAGCGGGATCGGTCGCGCCCAGTGCGGGATCGACTTCGTCCGGATCGGGCTGCGTCGCGCGCCAGCGTTCGAACAAACGGTCGTTCCGCAGCGCGTCCTGCAACTGCTCGGCGAAGCCTTCGGCGCTGACCGCCGAGAACGACAGCGCGGGATCGCTGCCGCGCGCGCGCTGGGCGTCGGGAAGGCTGAGGTAGTAGCGAGTGGCCATCATGGCGTCTCTTGCGGGAACTGCCCCTAGCGTAGGCGGCGAAACATTGTTGGTTTGTGAACGCCATGCGTCGGATCGGCGGCGGCGTGACGGCGTTCAGCGCCGAGCCGGCCGCCGTCCGCGCACCGCCCTCGGCGCCGCCCGATCGTCGCGCAGACTTTCGCTGCGCAAGCTGTCGATCAACGAATACACCCAGGGCCGCATCGCCACCAGGATGCCCACGCTGCGCCGTTTCGAGGGCGGCAGGCTGATGTCCAGCTCCGCAGCCTCCTTGAACTCGATCTGCAGGCGCTCCAGCTTGCGTCGCAGCACCGCCAGCGAGGCCGCGCCCAGCTCGCGGATCTCCAGGGCCAACAGCGTGTCCGGCGCGCGGAAGTCGTCGAGCAGGAACTCGCGGCTGGCGGCGCCCAGGTAACGCGCGCGCACCGGGCCGTCGTCGCGCCAGGAGAAATCGCGCGGCACGCGCAGGCGCACCTTGTCGCCCGGCTGCAGCTCGACCAGGCCCAGCCGGTCCAGGCGCGCGAGCAGGCGCGTCAGCTCCGGCGCACCCAGCGCATAGCCCTCGCGTATCGCATCGGCGCGCCAGCCCTGACATAGCAGGTGGAACACCGTCATCAGCCGCGGCGACTGCGCCAGTTCCTCCTCCTGGCGCGCGCTCAAGTGGCGCGGCGCATCGCGCGCGCCGCGCGCCAGCCGCGCCAGTTCGAAGAAATCCAGATCCAGCAGCGCGCAGATGCGCTCCAGCCGCTCCAGGTCGATGCGGCCGCTGGACAGCAGGCGCTTGACCGTGGGTTCGGACACGCCCAGCTCGCGGGCCAGATCGGCATAGCGCCAGCCGCGCTGCTTGAGCACGGCCTTCAGCGCAGCGATGACGCGTTCTCGTTCGGCCATGGCATCCAGGTCGCGAGGGCGGACACAGTCGGGATCATAATCCGATACTTATCGCGGTAGGGTGGCGGTTACCGATACTCGGCCTCAAGGTCGGCCGGTCTCCTCTCCGGTCAGACCCATGCGACCCGCCGCCGCGTCCGTCCCCGCTCCGCCCCTGCGACTCAACGATGTCCATTCGCGATTGAACGCCACCTCGGTCGCCGGCCTGCTGCGGCCGCGCAGCATCGACCAGGCCTGCGACGCGGTGCGCGACTGCGCCCGACTGGGGCGCTCGACGATCCCGATGGGCGCGCGCCACGCCATGGGCGGGCAGCAATTCCTCGACGGCGGTTGGTTGCTGGACACCGGCGGCCTGGACGCGATCCTCGACTTCGACGCCGAGCGCGGCCTGCTGACCGTGCAGGCCGGTGTGCGCTGGCCGGCCGTGCTGGACTGGCTGGCACGTCACCCGGACAACCGCCGCGGCTGGACCATCCGCCAGAAGCAGACCGGCGCCGACGATTTCAGCCTCGGCGGCGCCTTCGCGGCCAATATCCACGGCCGCGGGCTCGCGTTCGCGCCGTTCGTGGAAGACGTGGAGTCGATCGTGCTGATCGACGAGCGCGGCCAGGCGATGTGCGCCGACCGTAGCGAGAACGCCGAACGCTTCGCCCTTGCCGCCGGCGGCTACGGCCTGTTCGGTCTGGTCGCGCAACTCACGCTGCGGCTGGTGCCGCGCACCTGGCTGCGGCGCGAAGTCGAGCTGGTACGCGTAGGCGAGCTGATGCCGCGGCTGGACGCGGCGATCGCGCAGGGGTGCAGCTACGGCGATTTCCAGTTCGCGATCGATCCGCGCAGCGACGACTTTCTCGACCTGGGCATCGTGTCCTGCTACCGGCCCATCGCCGCGCCGGCCGCAGCCGATGCAGACGCCCGACACCTGCGATCCGAGGATTTCGCGCGTCTGCTGTGTCTGGCGCACACCGATCCCGGTCGCGCGTTTAGCGAGTACTCGAATTTCTATCTGGCCACCCACGGCCAGCACTACCTCTCCGACGCCCAGCAATCGGGCATCTACCTCGACGGCTACCACGCGCAGGTCGACACGGTGCTGGGCCACTGCGGCTCGGAAATGATCACCGAGCTGTACGTGCCGCGCCCACGGTTGGCGGCGTTCATGGCCTGCGCCGCGGACAGCTTGCGGCGCCACGACGCGCAGCCGATCTATGGCACCGTGCGGCTGATCCAACGCGATCCCACCAGCATGCTGGCCTGGGCGCGCGAGGACTGGGCCTGCGTGGTGTTCAACCTGCACGTGCGACACGATGTCGCAGGGCGCGCGGCGGCGGCCGGCGCCTTCCGCGCCTTGATCGACGATGCGCTGCGCTACGGCGGCAGTTACTACCTCACCTACCACCGTCATGCCACGCGCGCGCAGGTCGTGGCCGCGTATCCGCAGTTCCCGCGATTCCTGCAGCGCAAGCGCGAACTCGACCCGGACCGGCGCTGGGACAGCGACTGGTATCGCCACCACGAGGCCCTGTTCGCGGATCGCGCGCGATGAGCGGGCTATCGACCTCGATGCTGGTCGCCGCCGCCACGGCGCAGCGCGCCAGCGCCGACATCGACCGTCAGGACGCCACGATCGCCCGCGCCTGTCTGCGGCGTTGTGGCGGCGCCGGCACTGTCCTATTGCGCCTGATCGACCATGCGCTTGGGCGCGCCGGCTTGGCCGTGCTGGAGCGTCTGCTGTTGCCGGGCCTGCGCGCCCATTACGCCTGGCGCAAGCGCCGGATCGCGAATTGGGCGCAGCACGCCTGCGAACAGGGCGTCGCTCAGGTGGTCATGATCGGGGCCGGCTACGACGGATTGGGCTGCGCGCTCGCGCAGCGCCATCCCCAGTTGCAGGTGTACGAACTCGACCGGCCCGCCAGCATCGCGATCAAGCGCGAGGCGCTGAACGAGC includes:
- a CDS encoding helix-turn-helix transcriptional regulator, which gives rise to MAERERVIAALKAVLKQRGWRYADLARELGVSEPTVKRLLSSGRIDLERLERICALLDLDFFELARLARGARDAPRHLSARQEEELAQSPRLMTVFHLLCQGWRADAIREGYALGAPELTRLLARLDRLGLVELQPGDKVRLRVPRDFSWRDDGPVRARYLGAASREFLLDDFRAPDTLLALEIRELGAASLAVLRRKLERLQIEFKEAAELDISLPPSKRRSVGILVAMRPWVYSLIDSLRSESLRDDRAAPRAVRGRRPARR
- a CDS encoding FAD-binding oxidoreductase, which gives rise to MNATSVAGLLRPRSIDQACDAVRDCARLGRSTIPMGARHAMGGQQFLDGGWLLDTGGLDAILDFDAERGLLTVQAGVRWPAVLDWLARHPDNRRGWTIRQKQTGADDFSLGGAFAANIHGRGLAFAPFVEDVESIVLIDERGQAMCADRSENAERFALAAGGYGLFGLVAQLTLRLVPRTWLRREVELVRVGELMPRLDAAIAQGCSYGDFQFAIDPRSDDFLDLGIVSCYRPIAAPAAADADARHLRSEDFARLLCLAHTDPGRAFSEYSNFYLATHGQHYLSDAQQSGIYLDGYHAQVDTVLGHCGSEMITELYVPRPRLAAFMACAADSLRRHDAQPIYGTVRLIQRDPTSMLAWAREDWACVVFNLHVRHDVAGRAAAAGAFRALIDDALRYGGSYYLTYHRHATRAQVVAAYPQFPRFLQRKRELDPDRRWDSDWYRHHEALFADRAR
- the frmR gene encoding formaldehyde-responsive transcriptional repressor FrmR → MPHSPAEKKRVLTRVRRIKGQTEALERALEQGSECAAVLQQIAAIRGAINGLMSEVLESHIREELGQAVSSQKTRSASIDEVAALVRSYLK
- a CDS encoding S-(hydroxymethyl)glutathione dehydrogenase/class III alcohol dehydrogenase, whose translation is MKSRAAVAFAAGQPLQIVEIDVEPPRKGEVLVRIVATGVCHTDAFTLSGDDPEGLFPAVLGHEGGGVVVEVGEGVTSVKPGDHVIPLYTAECRQCKFCLSGKTNLCQAVRATQGKGLMPDGSSRFSYQGQPIHHYMGCSTFSEYTVVPEISLAVVNPEAALEKVCLLGCGVTTGIGAVHNTAKVQPGDTVAVFGLGGIGLAVIQGAVQAKAGRIIGIDTNPGKFELARQMGATDCVNPKDHERPIQDVLVEMTDGGVDYSFECIGNVHVMRSALECCHKGWGESVIIGVAGAGQEISTRPFQLVTGRVWRGSAFGGVKGRTQLPGMVEQAMKGEIDLDPFITHTLPLERINEAFDLMHEGKSIRTVIHY
- the fghA gene encoding S-formylglutathione hydrolase, coding for MQRTESHACHGGYQEVWQHESAVLDCTMRFAVYLPPQAQDRACPVLYWLSGLTCSEQNFITKAGAQRYAAEHGLILVAPDTSPRGADVADAEGYDLGQGAGFYLNATREPWAAHYRMYDYVVDELPALVEAQFPASDARAVSGHSMGGHGALAIALKNPGRYRSVSAFSPIVAPSQVPWGQKAFAAYLGEDRDGWREWDTTELVAQARERLPLLIDQGEADEFLTTQLKPELLSAACAAAGHPLELRLRPGYDHSYYFIASFIGEHVAHHAAALRG